The Shewanella mangrovisoli genome has a window encoding:
- a CDS encoding (2Fe-2S)-binding protein translates to MAIPSSEAAKDQSLAMPSQNLTINGRSFTLNADPNMPILWALRDILGLTGTKYGCGAGLCGACTVHLDGQPVRACLTCVSQAQGKQLTTIEGLDNQKLKNAWAEHNVPQCGYCQAGQLMSAAALVTQHPKPSAEQIDAAMSGNLCRCGTYPRIKAALQSYAKQEG, encoded by the coding sequence ATGGCAATACCATCCTCGGAGGCGGCAAAGGACCAGAGTCTTGCGATGCCTTCCCAAAACCTGACCATTAACGGCAGATCTTTTACCTTAAATGCGGATCCCAATATGCCCATCCTCTGGGCGTTACGGGATATTTTAGGCTTAACGGGCACTAAATATGGCTGCGGCGCCGGACTCTGCGGCGCGTGTACCGTGCATTTAGATGGTCAGCCTGTGCGCGCCTGTTTAACCTGCGTATCCCAGGCGCAAGGCAAACAACTGACCACGATTGAAGGGTTGGATAATCAAAAGCTTAAAAATGCTTGGGCCGAACACAATGTACCTCAGTGTGGTTATTGTCAGGCGGGGCAACTAATGTCGGCCGCGGCCTTAGTCACTCAGCATCCCAAACCGTCGGCGGAGCAAATTGATGCCGCCATGTCGGGTAATTTGTGTCGCTGCGGTACCTATCCTCGGATAAAAGCGGCGCTGCAAAGCTATGCCAAACAGGAGGGCTAA